One genomic segment of Coffea arabica cultivar ET-39 chromosome 6e, Coffea Arabica ET-39 HiFi, whole genome shotgun sequence includes these proteins:
- the LOC113697620 gene encoding DNA repair protein recA homolog 3, mitochondrial-like encodes MMARLLRNASSFGRSLFLQPPSQTFRKSLLGASTQLSYFSSKGRRKSKSDGSDSGEENMSKKDLALKQAMDQITASFGKGSIMWLGRSAPVKQVPVVSTGSFALDIALGVGGLPKGRVVEIYGPEASGKTTLALHVIAEAQKQGGYCVFVDAEHALDPALAQAIGVNTENLLLSQPDCGEQALSLVDTIIRSGSVDVVVVDSVAALVPKSELDGEMGDAHMAMQARLMSQALRKLSHSLSLSQTILIFINQVRAKLSVVGFGGPTEVTCGGNALKFYASVRLNIKRIGLVKRGDETIGSQVVVKIVKNKHAPPFRTAEFELEFGKGICRESEIIELGLKHKFLRKNGGFYYVNGETIHGKEALKQYLASNESVREELTVKLREKLVGAEASKDTDPEGLDGDTVGEIVASDTTDEEVVTAVEA; translated from the exons ATGATGGCGAGGCTTCTCCGAAATGCTTCTTCTTTCGGACGCTCTCTGTTTCTGCAACCTCCCTCTCAG ACTTTTAGGAAGAGCTTGTTAGGGGCATCCACTCAGCTCTCCTACTTTTCCTCCAAAG GTAGAAGAAAATCCAAGTCAGATGGAAGTGACTCGGGTGAGGAGAATATGTCAAAGAAAGATTTGGCACTCAAGCAGGCAATGGATCAGATCACTGCATCATTTGGAAAAGGTTCTATCATGTGGCTTGGTCGCTCTGCCCCTGTCAAACAAGTTCCAGTTGTGTCTACAGGTTCATTTGCTTTGGATATTGCGCTTGGGGTTGGAGGACTTCCAAAG GGACGTGTTGTGGAGATATATGGTCCAGAGGCTTCTGGAAAAACAACTCTTGCTCTACATGTAATTGCTGAGGCACAGAAACAAGGAG gCTACTGTGTTTTTGTTGATGCTGAGCACGCTCTTGATCCAGCCCTAGCTCAGGCTATCGGAGTCAACACTGAAAACTTACTTCTTTCACAACCAGATTGTGGGGAGCAGGCTCTCAGTCTTGTAGATACCATTATCAGGAGTGGTTCAGTTGATGTTGTTGTGGTGGACAGT GTTGCTGCCCTTGTCCCCAAAAGTGAACTTGACGGTGAAATGGGCGATGCTCACATGGCAATGCAAGCTAGATTAATGAGCCAGGCTCTTCGCAAACTGAGCCATTCTTTGTCTTTATCACAAACTATCCTAATCTTTATTAATCAG GTCAGAGCAAAACTATCTGTTGTTGGATTTGGTGGCCCCACTGAAGTCACCTGTGGTGGTAATGCATTGAAGTTTTATGCTTCAGTGCGTCTAAACATCAAGAGAATAGGTCTTGTCAAGAGGGGTGATgag ACCATAGGCAGCCAAGTTGTGGTGAAGATTGTAAAGAACAAGCATGCCCCTCCATTTAGAACAGCAGAGTTTGAGCTTGAATTTGGGAAGGGGATTTGTCGTGAATCAGAGATCATAGAGTTAGGATTGAAGCACAAGTTCCTCAGAAAGAATGGTGGGTTTTATTATGTGAATGGTGAGACAATACACGGCAAGGAGGCCTTGAAACAGTACCTGGCTTCAAACGAGAGCGTACGAGAAGAACTTACGGTGAAACTTAGGGAGAAGCTTGTTGGTGCAGAAGCAAGCAAGGATACTGATCCGGAAGGTTTAGATGGAGACACTGTTGGGGAGATTGTTGCATCGGATACGACCGATGAAGAAGTTGTAACTGCAGTTGAGGCATAA
- the LOC113695578 gene encoding nucleosome assembly protein 1;2-like — translation MSNSKDNFNVSDLTSALNAEDRADLVNALKNKLQDLTGKHSDVLENLSPVVRKRVEVLRGLQSEHDELEAKFFEERAALEAKYQKLYQPLYAKRYTIVNGVDEAEGATAEAAEAAKEDETTSEDKGVPSFWLTAMKNNEVIAEEISERDEPALKFLKDIKWARIDNPKGFKLEFIFDTNPYFKNSVLTKTYHMIDEDEPILEKAIGTEIEWHPGKCLTQKILKKKPKKGSKNAKPITKTEQCESFFNFFSPPQVPEDDEDIDEDAAEELQNLMEQDYDIGSTIRDKIIPHAVSWFTGEAASDEFAEIDDDDDEELDDEEEEDDEDEEEDDEDEEDDEEDDQPKNRKKKSGRVPIGDGQPGERPPECKQQ, via the exons ATGAGCAACAGCAAAGACAACTTTAACGTTTCCGATCTCACCTCCG CTTTGAATGCTGAGGATAGAGCGGACCTTGTTAATGCTCTCAAA AATAAGCTTCAAGATCTTACTGGGAAGCATTCAGATGTGTTGGAGAACTTGTCGCCGGTAGTCAGGAAGCGTGTTGAGGTTCTAAGGGGCCTTCAG AGCGAACATGATGAATTGGAGGCTAAATTTTTTGAGGAGAGAGCAGCTCTGGAAGCCAAGTATCAGAAGTTATATCAACCACTTTATGCCAAG AGGTATACTATTGTGAATGGAGTTGATGAAGCTGAAGGTGCTACAGCTGAAGCAGCTGAGGCTGCAAAAGAGGATGAAACAACTTCAGAGG ATAAAGGTGTTCCTAGTTTCTGGCTGACTGCAATGAAGAATAATGAAGTTATTGCCGAGGAG ATTTCTGAACGAGATGAACCAGCTCTCAAATTTCTCAAAGATATAAAGTGGGCAAGGATTGATAATCCAAAGGGTTTCAAGCTTGAGTTCATTTTTGACACCAATCCTTACTTTAAAAATTCTGTTCTGACCAAAACATATCACATGATTGATGAAGATGAGCCTATTCTAGAGAAAGCAATAGG GACGGAGATCGAATGGCACCCAGGAAAATGCTTGACTCAGAAAATCCTTAAAAAGAAGCCTAAGAAGGGGTCAAAGAATGCCAAGCCAATCACTAAAACTGAGCAATGTGAAAGTTTTTTCAACTTCTTTAGTCCGCCACAAGTCCCTGAGGATGATGAAGACATTGATGAAGATGCT GCTGAGGAGCTCCAGAACTTGATGGAACAAGACTATGACATTGG TTCTACCATTCGAGATAAAATCATCCCACATGCTGTCTCTTGGTTCACTGGGGAAGCCGCTAGTGATGAGTTTGCTGAaatagatgatgatgatgatgaagagcttgatgatgaggaggaggaagatGATGAGGACGAGGAGGAAGATGACGAGGACGAGGAGGATGATGAGGAGGATGATCAACCCAAGAACAGGAAGAAG AAGAGTGGAAGAGTACCAATTGGTGACGGTCAGCCGGGTGAGAGACCTCCTGAATGTAAGCAGCAGTAA
- the LOC113695579 gene encoding small ribosomal subunit protein bS16m/bS16c, with the protein MAVRIRLSRFGCRNKPFYRVMAADSRSPRDGKHLEVLGYYNPLPGQDGGKRMGLNFDRVKYWLSVGAQPSEPVQRLLFRSGVLPPPPMLAMGRKGGPKDTRWVDPMTGRVFASEPSKNANPKSDANDDKVDEDESAATA; encoded by the exons ATGGCGGTGAGGATAAGGTTGTCTCGGTTTGGGTGCAGGAACAAGCCGTTCTACCGGGTGATGGCCGCCGATAGCAGATCTCCTCGAGACGGCAAGCATTTGGAAGTCCTCGGCTACTACAATCCTCTCCCTG GTCAGGATGGCGGTAAGCGGATGGGTCTTAATTTTGACAGGGTGAA ATATTGGCTCTCTGTTGGTGCACAGCCTTCCGAGCCTGTTCAACGTCTTCTTTTCAGATCAGGAGTGTTGCCTCCACCACCTATGTTGGCAATGGGACGAAAAGGAGGACCAAAGGATACACGGTGGGTTGATCCAATGACAGGACGTGTTTTTGCATCGGAGCCATCAAAGAATGCTAATCCCAAATCAGATGCCAATGATGATAAGGTAGATGAAGATGAAAGTGCTGCCACTGCTTGA